A section of the Rhodobacteraceae bacterium M382 genome encodes:
- a CDS encoding SDR family oxidoreductase — translation MSAKPICLIIGAGDYIGAAIAKRFASGGYHVVMGRRRGEKFAPLIAEIEAAGGSAQGFTWDARKEETATEMFAHVEGEIGPIDICIFNVGGNVRFPILETTERVFRKVWEMCAYGAFLTGREAAKYMVARRRGSIFFTGATASVRGSSGYAAFASGKFALRGLAQSMARELGPQNIHVAHLVIDAGVDTEFVRDRMQQAGKDPDSLPPDTLMNPESIAETYWTLHHQQRDGWTHELDIRPYAETW, via the coding sequence ATGAGCGCAAAACCCATCTGTCTGATCATCGGTGCCGGGGACTATATCGGCGCAGCCATTGCCAAGCGTTTTGCCAGTGGTGGCTATCACGTCGTGATGGGCCGCCGCCGCGGGGAAAAATTCGCCCCGCTTATTGCCGAGATCGAAGCGGCAGGGGGCAGCGCCCAGGGCTTTACTTGGGACGCGCGCAAGGAAGAGACCGCTACAGAGATGTTCGCGCATGTCGAGGGTGAGATCGGACCGATAGACATCTGCATCTTCAATGTCGGTGGCAATGTTCGGTTTCCCATTCTCGAAACGACGGAACGCGTCTTTCGCAAGGTCTGGGAAATGTGCGCGTACGGCGCGTTTCTGACTGGGCGCGAAGCCGCGAAATACATGGTCGCGCGGCGACGCGGCTCGATCTTCTTCACTGGGGCAACCGCGTCGGTTCGTGGCAGTTCGGGATATGCCGCCTTTGCCTCGGGTAAATTCGCGCTGCGGGGACTGGCGCAATCGATGGCCCGTGAATTGGGGCCGCAAAACATCCATGTGGCGCATCTTGTCATTGATGCAGGCGTCGATACCGAATTCGTGCGTGATCGGATGCAGCAGGCGGGCAAGGACCCTGACAGCCTGCCACCAGACACGCTGATGAACCCCGAAAGCATTGCCGAAACCTATTGGACCCTGCATCACCAACAGCGCGATGGCTGGACGCACGAGCTGGATATCCGCCCCTACGCTGAAACATGGTGA
- a CDS encoding AEC family transporter has product MFDQLLNGVLPVFAIGALGFVFGLRGIFDFNMAMALNKFVMFVAMPALGFRLLANAPLGDFNLVMLGGYFVTELLIYTAGFLIARRIFKADVMEAALLGSAIALTNHILFVLPIAITLFGEGAVTPIVAIISMDGMLIFSGSLILMDVLATKDASLGHTIGKIARNPPLVAMALGLVVGVLGLSVPRGFDVFTDFLGGTASPVLLFALGVILSRKASGSRPMLPVVITGVKLVVHPLLAWVIFAGVLQLAPEERNPAMMVAAAPCGVMAFMMALNYGVRVDAIARAILYSSIGSLVTVTLAAAL; this is encoded by the coding sequence ATGTTCGACCAATTGCTGAACGGGGTGCTCCCAGTCTTTGCGATTGGCGCGCTGGGCTTTGTCTTTGGTCTGCGTGGCATTTTTGATTTCAACATGGCCATGGCACTGAACAAATTCGTGATGTTCGTCGCGATGCCGGCACTGGGGTTTCGATTGCTGGCCAATGCCCCGCTGGGAGACTTCAACCTGGTCATGCTCGGCGGGTATTTTGTTACCGAATTGCTGATATATACCGCCGGTTTCCTGATCGCCCGGCGGATCTTCAAAGCAGATGTCATGGAGGCTGCTCTTCTGGGATCGGCCATCGCTCTGACCAACCACATCCTGTTCGTTCTGCCGATTGCGATCACCCTGTTTGGCGAAGGCGCAGTTACGCCGATTGTCGCCATCATCTCCATGGACGGGATGCTGATTTTCAGCGGGTCTTTGATCCTGATGGATGTTTTGGCGACCAAGGATGCTTCTCTTGGGCACACAATTGGCAAGATCGCGCGCAATCCTCCCTTGGTTGCCATGGCACTTGGGCTTGTTGTCGGCGTGCTGGGCTTGTCGGTGCCCAGGGGCTTTGACGTCTTCACGGACTTTCTGGGCGGCACGGCGTCGCCGGTGCTGTTGTTCGCGCTTGGCGTCATTCTGAGCCGGAAGGCCAGCGGGTCCCGACCTATGTTGCCGGTGGTCATCACAGGTGTGAAGCTGGTGGTTCACCCGTTGCTCGCCTGGGTGATTTTTGCCGGTGTTCTGCAACTGGCACCCGAGGAGCGCAACCCGGCCATGATGGTGGCAGCTGCGCCTTGTGGGGTCATGGCCTTCATGATGGCACTGAACTATGGCGTGCGGGTTGACGCCATCGCCCGTGCCATTCTTTATTCATCGATAGGATCTTTGGTCACAGTGACACTGGCAGCAGCGCTATAG
- a CDS encoding GFA family protein: protein MTDSFSGGCACGAIRYTSSGPARYMGNCHCRHCQQATGGAYFPAVLVKQSDFKIEQGEPSWFERPADRGHAMRRGFCATCGSPLFLINGAGEGAIVIYAGSLDDPSWYAPSRDIFVKSAQPWDVMDPNLPKSDEMPR, encoded by the coding sequence ATGACAGATAGTTTTTCAGGCGGCTGTGCCTGCGGTGCGATCCGCTATACCTCTTCAGGTCCTGCACGATACATGGGCAATTGTCATTGCCGCCATTGTCAGCAGGCCACCGGGGGTGCCTATTTCCCCGCGGTTCTGGTTAAGCAATCCGATTTCAAAATCGAGCAGGGTGAGCCAAGCTGGTTTGAACGCCCAGCCGATCGTGGACATGCCATGCGCCGGGGTTTTTGTGCGACATGCGGCTCGCCATTGTTTCTGATTAACGGTGCGGGCGAAGGGGCGATCGTGATTTATGCAGGCAGCCTGGACGATCCGAGTTGGTACGCGCCCAGTCGTGACATCTTTGTAAAGAGCGCGCAGCCTTGGGACGTGATGGATCCGAACCTGCCAAAGTCCGATGAGATGCCCCGATAG
- a CDS encoding aspartate/glutamate racemase family protein: MKILVINPNTTVSMTQKIAAAARSVARDDTEIVAANSQSGPASIQGFLDVATCVPGLLDEVARHPDVDAIVIACFDDTGLDAVRSLVSVPVLGIGEAAYHAAGMVATKFSVITTLSRSVPGLENNLMRYGLSRKCARVRATDIPVLKLEDGDPETLLKIRSEIRQAIEQDNAEAIVLGCAGMADLMAQLSVDFGLPVIDGVSAAVTFAEALVNNRLTTSKIGAYSAG; encoded by the coding sequence ATGAAAATCCTAGTCATTAACCCCAATACCACTGTCTCGATGACACAGAAGATTGCAGCTGCCGCGCGCTCTGTGGCGCGCGATGACACCGAAATCGTTGCCGCAAACTCGCAAAGCGGACCGGCCAGCATTCAGGGCTTTCTGGACGTCGCAACATGCGTTCCAGGTCTTCTGGATGAAGTCGCAAGACATCCGGATGTGGATGCGATCGTCATTGCCTGCTTTGATGATACCGGGCTGGATGCCGTGCGCTCTCTGGTTTCGGTTCCTGTCTTGGGTATCGGCGAAGCCGCCTATCACGCGGCAGGTATGGTCGCGACCAAATTCAGCGTCATCACCACCCTGTCCCGCTCGGTTCCGGGGCTGGAAAACAATCTGATGCGTTATGGCCTGTCCCGGAAATGTGCGCGCGTCAGGGCCACGGACATACCTGTGCTCAAACTCGAGGACGGTGATCCTGAAACCCTGCTCAAAATTCGCTCTGAAATCCGCCAGGCAATCGAACAGGACAACGCCGAAGCGATTGTTCTGGGGTGCGCGGGAATGGCCGATCTGATGGCGCAACTCAGTGTGGATTTTGGTTTGCCGGTTATCGACGGTGTTTCGGCGGCGGTGACATTTGCCGAAGCGTTGGTCAACAACAGGCTGACGACGTCCAAAATCGGGGCTTATTCCGCTGGATGA
- a CDS encoding ABC transporter ATP-binding protein: MTALLDFKDVELYYDHVYALKGVSLTVNQGETVALIGANGAGKSSILRAITGLANPVKGSVTFEGDRVDGVNPSSIVKRGIAMVPEGRRVFPFMSVKDNLMMGAFTRTNKADIQTTLDSILTRFPRLKERYTQAAGTLSGGEQQMMVIGRALMAKPKLLLLDEPSLGIAPKLVQDIARSIVAINRDEGVSVLLVEQNSRMALSISHRAYAMATGNVVIEGKSKELLHDDRIKAAYLGGEV, translated from the coding sequence ATGACAGCACTGTTGGATTTCAAAGACGTCGAGCTGTATTACGACCATGTCTATGCGCTGAAGGGGGTGTCGCTGACCGTCAACCAGGGCGAAACCGTTGCGTTGATCGGTGCCAATGGTGCCGGGAAATCGTCGATCCTGCGCGCCATTACCGGGCTGGCCAATCCGGTCAAAGGCTCTGTCACGTTCGAAGGCGACCGCGTGGATGGTGTCAATCCGTCCAGCATCGTCAAACGCGGCATTGCCATGGTGCCCGAAGGGCGGCGGGTGTTTCCATTCATGTCGGTCAAGGACAACCTGATGATGGGGGCCTTCACCCGCACCAACAAGGCCGACATCCAGACCACCTTGGACAGCATTCTGACCCGCTTTCCGCGGCTCAAGGAACGCTACACACAGGCGGCTGGCACATTGTCGGGCGGCGAACAGCAGATGATGGTGATCGGGCGCGCCCTGATGGCCAAACCCAAGCTGTTGCTGCTGGATGAACCCAGCCTGGGGATCGCGCCCAAGCTGGTTCAGGACATTGCCCGTTCAATCGTTGCTATCAACCGCGACGAAGGGGTGTCCGTGCTGCTGGTGGAACAGAATTCGCGCATGGCGCTCAGCATTTCGCACCGCGCCTATGCCATGGCCACCGGCAATGTGGTGATCGAAGGCAAGTCCAAGGAATTGCTGCACGATGACCGGATCAAGGCAGCGTATTTGGGCGGCGAGGTCTGA